DNA sequence from the Vicia villosa cultivar HV-30 ecotype Madison, WI linkage group LG3, Vvil1.0, whole genome shotgun sequence genome:
GGCTAGGAGATTTTTACTTGAAGGATTTGTTTTCGCAGTTGTTTGGGTTATTGTCTTTGAAGGAGGTAGCGGTAGAGGGTATGGGCGGTTGGCGTGATGGTATTTGGTCTTGGGGGGATTTTGGTTTTTCTATTGAGGCGGGACAGCAGCAGTCCGGGTTGGAGCTACAGTTTTAGCGGCTGCGGGGGTTGTTGGAGGGGCGGTGATTTCCCCTATCGGAAAGGATTCTGTTTCTTGGGCGGTTGGCCACGAACTTTCTTTCACGGTTGGTTCCGCTTATTTAGCTTTATTTTCCCGTTGCTTTCCTTTTGGTCCCGAGCATAAACATGACAAATCTTTGATATTGGTTTGGAAATCCCACGTTCCTTTCAATATAAAAACTTTCGGTTGGAGAATCCTTATCGATAGGCTTCCAACAAAAAAACTTTTTATGTTTAGAGGTGTGCATTTTACCGTGGATTCTTATAATTGTGTGTTGTGTGGGGTTATAGTTGAATCTTCAGATCATTTGTTTTTTTCTTGTTCGGTGGTTCGGTTGATATGGAAAGACGTGGCGGAGTGGTTGGATGTTACGGAAGGGAATGTTGGTGGGTGTAGGGAGAGTTTCATGAAGTGGTTTTTATTTTGCAAATTCAAAAAGATTTAAGGAAGGTAAAGAAGTTTGTTTATGGTTAGCTTTTTGTTGAAATATTTGGCAACGGTTTGGAGGTGATCTTTTATTGGTGATATTACTCACTCCAATTATAACTTTTACGATTTTTGCAAAGATCCGGTGTTCTTTCTACCACAATTGGTTTGTAATCTCCCCTTTTTTGTCGAGACTCTTGTTCTCGTTTTTGTGTAAAAAGgattgagaacccttagttctctttttattaaaacctagcttacacaaaaaaaaattataaaagtattaaatatgttattatttataattaaaaaaatattcatattttaaaaggaaattatgctatatttttattaaaattaaagaaaataaatgagtTTAAATGCATATtcattagaaaaataaatatataatcatacaAGAGGAAAATGTTAAactctttttaaaaattatttaggaTAATAATGCTCAATTGTTGAATAGAAAATAAGGAATTGAAGTTTAGTACAAAAACATAATCTATAATtaggaagaaaaaaaaagtataatATAAGAGAGAATGATTGTATAATTGATATTTCTACACTTTAATTTTATTATGTAGGAATTatgaaaagaattttttttattacatgaaATAGATAAGAGATAAATAAGAAACAACCAATAACATCCAAAAAAtctaccaaacaaaacaaaataaaaccacAACACACCAAAATGTTAAAGTAGGAAGCTATAAACCATATCCAAAATCAAACTGTTCTGTTTTGTTCTACATCATTTATTCTGTCACCAAGTTTTTTCTTCAAATAACTGATTCCATTATGCAAGGCCATTAGTTGAGCAGAATGCAGTTTTTTCTGTTTCAGTTTTTCAGCTTCATATCCTTGTTCTAATGCCTTGTTTCTAGACTCATAATACTCTAGTTTTGAGGTCAATTGTTCTTTTTGTTTTGACAAACTTGCAATATCAGAATGCAactcttctttcttccaaaagGACTTAACATGCAAATCAAacattgttgaaatcaattttctcaactCCTCCTGGTGGTTAATGTCATTCTCCTCATTTATTCTAACCAAGCTTTCTAACTTGCTTTTTAATATTGCCgtattttccttttcctctttaatCCGATATTGCAACTCAAGAGTCATAGATGACTTATTATCAAgttcctttttcttttgttcattCAACTCATCTGATTCCAGCTTCAATTCTTCGCAGACATTATCAAACTGACTCGCTTTCAACTCCAATTCTTTGCGCACATTATCGAGCTCGACATTTTTCAGGTTTAATTCTCCATGCACATTATCAAGCTCAACATTTTTCAGATTCAATTTTTCATGCATCATAAAAAGCTGACCCTTATTCACCATTAATTCTTCAAGCACATTATCAAGATGACTCTCACTTTTTTTGATATGAGTCATCAACTTGAAAATCTCTTTATTCAAAAGCTCTTTTTGTTCATTCAACTCATACTCTTTTAACTCCAACTTTTCATGCATATCACTAATCTGACTCTCACTCTTCTCAACCTTAACTTTCAACCCTATAATCTCTTGTTCCGAAAGTTGAAACTTGAAATTGGAAACTCTTAATTCTTCCTCCTTTTCAATGAACTTTTTGAGCAACTCTTCATAACTTCTATTGTCCATCTCCCAAGAAAAATCATCGTCATTGTTTTCCACCGCAACGAACTGGTTTTCATAGTTTCCTTCAAGGTCAACATCCTGAAGAAATTCCTCAGGCATTACATGACAACTGGTGACAGCTTTGATGTCAGTTTCGGGATCGGAAACCCGTGATGACATAGGTGACCCACAATCCTCCTTCATAGAAACCACAGAGGTAACATCACAGTCAGAGCAAAAAAACGAATCGATATTGAGGGGTTGAAGGTCACATTTCGGCACCGTAGTCATCTCATTTAGGATCATCCCTCCAGTCTCTCCATCACAAGCTTTATCACAATTGCTAGAGTCCTCCATCTGAGATTCTAACTATAAATTCAATGATTAGAACTATACAATTACAAGAACTAAGCagtagaagaaaaataaaaactaaaaaaagtgcatgctttcaatttcaatcatcaacaatcaaaaatcaacaatctaTTTGAAAGCTATATATCCTATATTGCAATTTGAAAGCTATATAAACCTATATTGCAATTTGAGAGCTATATAAACCTATATTGCAATTTGAAAGCTATATAAACCTATATTGCAATTTGAAAGCTACATAGTAACCTAGTGTATCATATACTAAAACTATAAAATGATAAAgtatcgtcatcatcatcatgaaACAAAAAACAACTTGAAAACTCAAGCAAAAATTTTGAAACCCTATTATTAACGTGCATGCAAAATTGACATTATTGTATACATTATAACAACAATAATGCAAAATAAAGTACTCTTGTTCTTAAAATAACCATTGCATTTGAAAATTTCACAGCAATTAAACAAAAATTGTAAAAATATGAAGGGATAACGTGATTTTTCACCTGATTAAGAGAATGGAGTTGCCGTAGGGCTTGGAATAGAGCTCACTTTAGGAGTTGCCGTAGGGTTTGGAAATTGGAATAGAGCTGAGTTTAGTTGATATTTTAGGGTCTTTTATAATCGTTACGTGTTTGTTAAGTATGTATTCATAGGTATCGCTGGTTTGAAGCATAATTACTAGCTtgctgttttgatttttttttaaatatttgatattcataaaaataatgttttgttgtataataaaatcaaaattattgaaTGTTAGATACCTATCAACATAAATgagatattagtttttttttaataagcaagatTCATGATTCATTAATGGAGAATAAAATTCTCGAACCCGATTACAAAAATATCGAGATACTATTTGGGAAAGgaaaaattacacaccaaataaaatccaattacaaaaatttcttatttatattttattctattgATTCAGGTATATTTTTATTGAgaatttttttcatcatttttctatacatcttcaacaatttttttgaaagacaaagtatatatatatatatatatatatatatatatatatatatatatatactttgtctttcaaaaaaattgttgaagatgtatagaaaaatgatgaaaaaatgaCCAATACATGAGGGGCTGATTCAATCCAATCCCTACAAATTATACAAGATATACACTCTGGGTTGACAATGACCTTTCGCTTGAATAGGTTTTCCTTAATAGAGATTTTGTCTTGTAGATATTGCCAAGGAGGTGGTGAAGAGTCTATGAAACCTATTCCTAAGAGGTATGTAATACTTATCCAAGGGTCTTTCCAAAAAGATGAAGgcgtgaaaaacactagaaaggggggAGGGGTTGAATAGGatttttaacaaacaaaacttGATCAAAAAACAACTTCCCTCTTTAAAAACACAAACTCTTTACTCTTGATAATAACTATAGATTacaagaaggaaagaacaaggtatgtttatactagttcacttgagaaattcccaagctagtct
Encoded proteins:
- the LOC131657969 gene encoding uncharacterized protein LOC131657969 — translated: MEDSSNCDKACDGETGGMILNEMTTVPKCDLQPLNIDSFFCSDCDVTSVVSMKEDCGSPMSSRVSDPETDIKAVTSCHVMPEEFLQDVDLEGNYENQFVAVENNDDDFSWEMDNRSYEELLKKFIEKEEELRVSNFKFQLSEQEIIGLKVKVEKSESQISDMHEKLELKEYELNEQKELLNKEIFKLMTHIKKSESHLDNVLEELMVNKGQLFMMHEKLNLKNVELDNVHGELNLKNVELDNVRKELELKASQFDNVCEELKLESDELNEQKKKELDNKSSMTLELQYRIKEEKENTAILKSKLESLVRINEENDINHQEELRKLISTMFDLHVKSFWKKEELHSDIASLSKQKEQLTSKLEYYESRNKALEQGYEAEKLKQKKLHSAQLMALHNGISYLKKKLGDRINDVEQNRTV